One region of Glycine max cultivar Williams 82 chromosome 9, Glycine_max_v4.0, whole genome shotgun sequence genomic DNA includes:
- the LOC100791042 gene encoding probable LRR receptor-like serine/threonine-protein kinase At1g56140 isoform X2 — translation MPLRVLQEVTSPSNESHAPPHQSESLFYILGGIVVLAIVLIFLYVVRKRIKRPAQTMTVATNEQQEFGGHNESAEVMKMIFSSNQHSGSKEFFSGNLRTISCFDYQTLKKATRNFHPDNLLGSGGFGPVYQGKLVDERLVAVKKLALNKSQQGEKEFLVEVRTITSIQHKNLVRLLGCCLDGPQRLLVYEYMKNRSLDLFIHGNSDQFLNWSTRFQIILGVARGLQYLHEDSHPRIVHRDIKASNILLDDKFHPRIGDFGLARFFPEDQAYLSTQFAGTLGYTAPEYAIRGELSEKADIYSFGVLVLEIICCRKNTEHTLPSEMQYLPEYAWKLYENARILDIVDPKLRQHGFVEKDVMQAIHVAFLCLQPHAHLRPPMSEIVALLTFKIEMVTTPMRPAFLDQRPREDGENHPLEALSQGFTSPIYVKASD, via the exons ATGCCTCTTCGAGTACTCCAAG AAGTTACTTCACCCTCTAATGAGTCACATGCACCACCGCACCAATCCGAATCATTGTTTTACATCCTCGGAGGAATAGTTGTGCTGGCCATAGTGTTGATTTTTTTGTATGTAGTTCGCAAGCGAATTAAACGGCCAGCACAGACGATGACAGTTGCAACTAATGAGCAGCAAG AGTTTGGGGGACACAATGAATCGGCAGAGGTGATGAAGATGATATTTTCATCTAATCAACACTCAG GATCAAAGGAGTTCTTTAGTGGGAACCTTCGGACTATTAGCTGCTTTGACTACCAGACATTGAAGAAAGCAACCAGGAATTTCCATCCTGATAACCTTCTTGGAAGTGGTGGATTTGGACCTGTTTACCAG GGAAAGTTGGTAGATGAAAGGCTAGTTGCTGTTAAGAAATTGGCTCTAAACAAATCCCAACAGGGAGAAAAAGAATTTCTGGTAGAGGTGAGAACAATCACTAGTATCCAACACAAAAATCTGGTTCGCCTTCTTGGATGCTGCCTAGATGGGCCTCAAAGGTTACTTGTCTATGAATACATGAAGAACAGAAGTTTGGACCTCTTTATACATG GGAACAGTGATCAATTTCTGAATTGGAGCACAAGGTTCCAAATTATTCTGGGAGTAGCGCGAGGACTACAATACCTTCATGAGGATTCACACCCAAGAATTGTTCACCGAGACATCAAAGCAAGCAACATTCTTCTTGATGACAAGTTTCATCCAAGGATTGGAGACTTTGGGCTAGCTAGATTTTTCCCTGAAGACCAAGCTTATCTTAGCACACAGTTCGCTGGAACTTT AGGTTATACAGCTCCTGAATACGCTATTAGAGGAGAGTTGTCAGAAAAGGCAGATATCTATAGTTTTGGAGTTCTGGTGCTTGAAATAATATGTTGCAGGAAAAACACAGAGCATACTTTGCCATCAGAAATGCAGTACCTCCCAGAATAT GCATGGAAACTGTACGAGAATGCAAGGATATTGGACATTGTAGATCCAAAGCTGAGACAACATGGATTCGTAGAAAAGGATGTCATGCAAGCAATCCATGTGGCTTTCTTATGCCTGCAGCCTCATGCACATTTGAGGCCTCCCATGTCAGAGATCGTGGCATTGCTGACATTCAAAATAGAAATGGTTACAACACCAATGAGGCCAGCCTTCCTCGATCAAAGGCCGAGAGAGGATGGTGAGAACCATCCTTTGGAAGCATTATCCCAGGGTTTCACATCTCCCATTTATGTAAAAGCATCTGATTGA
- the LOC100791042 gene encoding probable LRR receptor-like serine/threonine-protein kinase At1g56140 isoform X1, translated as MPLRVLQAEVTSPSNESHAPPHQSESLFYILGGIVVLAIVLIFLYVVRKRIKRPAQTMTVATNEQQEFGGHNESAEVMKMIFSSNQHSGSKEFFSGNLRTISCFDYQTLKKATRNFHPDNLLGSGGFGPVYQGKLVDERLVAVKKLALNKSQQGEKEFLVEVRTITSIQHKNLVRLLGCCLDGPQRLLVYEYMKNRSLDLFIHGNSDQFLNWSTRFQIILGVARGLQYLHEDSHPRIVHRDIKASNILLDDKFHPRIGDFGLARFFPEDQAYLSTQFAGTLGYTAPEYAIRGELSEKADIYSFGVLVLEIICCRKNTEHTLPSEMQYLPEYAWKLYENARILDIVDPKLRQHGFVEKDVMQAIHVAFLCLQPHAHLRPPMSEIVALLTFKIEMVTTPMRPAFLDQRPREDGENHPLEALSQGFTSPIYVKASD; from the exons ATGCCTCTTCGAGTACTCCAAG CAGAAGTTACTTCACCCTCTAATGAGTCACATGCACCACCGCACCAATCCGAATCATTGTTTTACATCCTCGGAGGAATAGTTGTGCTGGCCATAGTGTTGATTTTTTTGTATGTAGTTCGCAAGCGAATTAAACGGCCAGCACAGACGATGACAGTTGCAACTAATGAGCAGCAAG AGTTTGGGGGACACAATGAATCGGCAGAGGTGATGAAGATGATATTTTCATCTAATCAACACTCAG GATCAAAGGAGTTCTTTAGTGGGAACCTTCGGACTATTAGCTGCTTTGACTACCAGACATTGAAGAAAGCAACCAGGAATTTCCATCCTGATAACCTTCTTGGAAGTGGTGGATTTGGACCTGTTTACCAG GGAAAGTTGGTAGATGAAAGGCTAGTTGCTGTTAAGAAATTGGCTCTAAACAAATCCCAACAGGGAGAAAAAGAATTTCTGGTAGAGGTGAGAACAATCACTAGTATCCAACACAAAAATCTGGTTCGCCTTCTTGGATGCTGCCTAGATGGGCCTCAAAGGTTACTTGTCTATGAATACATGAAGAACAGAAGTTTGGACCTCTTTATACATG GGAACAGTGATCAATTTCTGAATTGGAGCACAAGGTTCCAAATTATTCTGGGAGTAGCGCGAGGACTACAATACCTTCATGAGGATTCACACCCAAGAATTGTTCACCGAGACATCAAAGCAAGCAACATTCTTCTTGATGACAAGTTTCATCCAAGGATTGGAGACTTTGGGCTAGCTAGATTTTTCCCTGAAGACCAAGCTTATCTTAGCACACAGTTCGCTGGAACTTT AGGTTATACAGCTCCTGAATACGCTATTAGAGGAGAGTTGTCAGAAAAGGCAGATATCTATAGTTTTGGAGTTCTGGTGCTTGAAATAATATGTTGCAGGAAAAACACAGAGCATACTTTGCCATCAGAAATGCAGTACCTCCCAGAATAT GCATGGAAACTGTACGAGAATGCAAGGATATTGGACATTGTAGATCCAAAGCTGAGACAACATGGATTCGTAGAAAAGGATGTCATGCAAGCAATCCATGTGGCTTTCTTATGCCTGCAGCCTCATGCACATTTGAGGCCTCCCATGTCAGAGATCGTGGCATTGCTGACATTCAAAATAGAAATGGTTACAACACCAATGAGGCCAGCCTTCCTCGATCAAAGGCCGAGAGAGGATGGTGAGAACCATCCTTTGGAAGCATTATCCCAGGGTTTCACATCTCCCATTTATGTAAAAGCATCTGATTGA
- the LOC100791042 gene encoding probable LRR receptor-like serine/threonine-protein kinase At1g56140 isoform X3 yields MTVATNEQQEFGGHNESAEVMKMIFSSNQHSGSKEFFSGNLRTISCFDYQTLKKATRNFHPDNLLGSGGFGPVYQGKLVDERLVAVKKLALNKSQQGEKEFLVEVRTITSIQHKNLVRLLGCCLDGPQRLLVYEYMKNRSLDLFIHGNSDQFLNWSTRFQIILGVARGLQYLHEDSHPRIVHRDIKASNILLDDKFHPRIGDFGLARFFPEDQAYLSTQFAGTLGYTAPEYAIRGELSEKADIYSFGVLVLEIICCRKNTEHTLPSEMQYLPEYAWKLYENARILDIVDPKLRQHGFVEKDVMQAIHVAFLCLQPHAHLRPPMSEIVALLTFKIEMVTTPMRPAFLDQRPREDGENHPLEALSQGFTSPIYVKASD; encoded by the exons ATGACAGTTGCAACTAATGAGCAGCAAG AGTTTGGGGGACACAATGAATCGGCAGAGGTGATGAAGATGATATTTTCATCTAATCAACACTCAG GATCAAAGGAGTTCTTTAGTGGGAACCTTCGGACTATTAGCTGCTTTGACTACCAGACATTGAAGAAAGCAACCAGGAATTTCCATCCTGATAACCTTCTTGGAAGTGGTGGATTTGGACCTGTTTACCAG GGAAAGTTGGTAGATGAAAGGCTAGTTGCTGTTAAGAAATTGGCTCTAAACAAATCCCAACAGGGAGAAAAAGAATTTCTGGTAGAGGTGAGAACAATCACTAGTATCCAACACAAAAATCTGGTTCGCCTTCTTGGATGCTGCCTAGATGGGCCTCAAAGGTTACTTGTCTATGAATACATGAAGAACAGAAGTTTGGACCTCTTTATACATG GGAACAGTGATCAATTTCTGAATTGGAGCACAAGGTTCCAAATTATTCTGGGAGTAGCGCGAGGACTACAATACCTTCATGAGGATTCACACCCAAGAATTGTTCACCGAGACATCAAAGCAAGCAACATTCTTCTTGATGACAAGTTTCATCCAAGGATTGGAGACTTTGGGCTAGCTAGATTTTTCCCTGAAGACCAAGCTTATCTTAGCACACAGTTCGCTGGAACTTT AGGTTATACAGCTCCTGAATACGCTATTAGAGGAGAGTTGTCAGAAAAGGCAGATATCTATAGTTTTGGAGTTCTGGTGCTTGAAATAATATGTTGCAGGAAAAACACAGAGCATACTTTGCCATCAGAAATGCAGTACCTCCCAGAATAT GCATGGAAACTGTACGAGAATGCAAGGATATTGGACATTGTAGATCCAAAGCTGAGACAACATGGATTCGTAGAAAAGGATGTCATGCAAGCAATCCATGTGGCTTTCTTATGCCTGCAGCCTCATGCACATTTGAGGCCTCCCATGTCAGAGATCGTGGCATTGCTGACATTCAAAATAGAAATGGTTACAACACCAATGAGGCCAGCCTTCCTCGATCAAAGGCCGAGAGAGGATGGTGAGAACCATCCTTTGGAAGCATTATCCCAGGGTTTCACATCTCCCATTTATGTAAAAGCATCTGATTGA